One window from the genome of Dermacentor silvarum isolate Dsil-2018 chromosome 7, BIME_Dsil_1.4, whole genome shotgun sequence encodes:
- the LOC119457808 gene encoding uncharacterized protein LOC119457808, whose translation MAPSAGLLVATWDALLSLLVCTPLVVAHWRAVWFLLDWFVLPQRPLLSGWLCCVIGHAFVLAAHLAQHNLGSIGDDDVAPTVKGQQQQRRRRPWREFAGRLYTPLLSVATIAQWRGIWLLHDLYLDEAGPLPSALVSLVLGSVGLALAGSLKTMAASPPFAFGSDVPWAYFDAPTRLGRHPDREGGWPWFVADCALTVVVLHTLLVSGWRGLWALLDVLRRSPMASLVSGATAGVLLLVAQAPAGFLWRRLGGVTKAPVNVLDGEAGVSKAMLDGEARPSENVASGLCWVQRLFEELWHLAATYACVSVWRGIWMLVDEWLQDDVPAFALLAIGTFLLLQSLYAANNVLTRGVSIDGQGVAFDIAFLAELLTAPSSGLS comes from the exons ATGGCGCCGTCAGCCGGTCTGCTGGTGGCGACCTGGGACGCTCTGCTGAGCCTTCTGGTGTGCACTCCGCTGGTGGTCGCCCACTGGCGCGCCGTCTGGTTCCTCCTGGACTGGTTCGTGCTGCCGCAGCGACCTCTGTTGAGCGGCTGGCTATGCTGCGTCATCGGCCACGCGTTCGTGCTGGCCGCCCACCTGGCCCAGCACAACCTCGGCTCGATCGGAGACGACGACGTCGCCCCCACCGTCAagggccagcagcagcagcgacgtcGGCGGCCATGGCGGGAGTTTGCCGGTCGCCTCTACACCCCTCTGCTGTCGGTGGCCACTATCGCCCAGTGGCGCGGCATATGGCTGCTCCACGATCTGTACCTCGACGAAGCCGGTCCACTACCGTCGGCGCTGGTCTCACTGGTACTGGGTAGCGTGGGTCTGGCGTTGGCGGGGTCTCTAAAGACGATGGCGGCTTCGCCGCCCTTCGCTTTCGGAAGCGACGTGCCGTGGGCCTActttgacgcaccgacgagactCGGTCGCCACCCGGATCGCGAAGGCGGCTGGCCCTGGTTCGTGGCCGACTGCGCCCTGACGGTGGTCGTGCTGCACACTTTGCTGGTTAGCGGATGGAGGGGTCTTTGGGCTCTCTTGGACGTGCTGCGGAGGTCGCCGATGGCGTCGCTGGTGTCCGGCGCCACGGCCGGAGTGTTGCTGCTGGTCGCGCAGGCGCCGGCGGGCTTCTTATGGCGCCGCCTAGGCGGGGTGACTAAAGCTCCCGTGAACGTCTTGGATGGGGAGGCTGGAGTTTCCAAAGCCATGCTGGACGGAGAAGCCAGACCCTCCGAGAACG TGGCAAGTGGCCTGTGCTGGGTGCAACGTCTATTCGAGGAGCTCTGGCACCTGGCAGCAACCTACGCCTGCGTGTCTGTCTGGCGAGGGATTTGGATGCTCGTCGACGAGTGGCTCCAGGACGACGTGCCGGCATTTGCACTGCTGGCCATTGGAACGTTCCTGCTACTGCAAAGTCTGTACGCAGCCAACAATGTTCTCACACGAGGTGTCTCCATCGACGGACAGGGCGTGGCGTTCGACATCGCTTTTCTGGCGGAGCTCCTCACAGCTCCGTCTTCCGGTCTATCTTGA
- the LOC119457811 gene encoding GTP cyclohydrolase 1 feedback regulatory protein: MPYMLISTQIRLENGPTIVGDRNSDPTLMEHLGARKITQPGNDFPEYRTEDPPRTVLNKLELMGYRVVAMSGIGQTCIWTLHKP; encoded by the exons ATGCCGTACATGCTGATCTCAACCCAGATCCGACTG GAGAACGGGCCCACCATCGTAGGGGACCGCAACAGCGATCCCACTCTCATGGAGCATCTCGGCGCGCGCAAGATCACTCAGCCAGGAAACGACTT CCCCGAGTACCGGACCGAAGACCCACCCCGCACTGTGCTGAACAAGCTAGAGCTGATGGGCTACCGCGTGGTGGCAATGTCCGGCATTGGCCAGACTTGCATCTGGACCTTACACAAGCCATGA